Proteins found in one Lycium ferocissimum isolate CSIRO_LF1 chromosome 6, AGI_CSIRO_Lferr_CH_V1, whole genome shotgun sequence genomic segment:
- the LOC132059728 gene encoding uncharacterized protein LOC132059728: protein MEIIEEKRIEEVLSFPILLSDRIRQASDESHFFKTDCSEVAKQADRLCQMLRSIARFNTTSTGSLYERPVRRIIADVSKNLDRGLTLVKKCKRRGILRRVVRMVTKDDFRKVNNLLESSIADMTWLLSIFESDNGGIVLSLPPIASNDPIISWVWSFIASLYLGNDKIEAANELASLAKDNDRNKKIIVEEGGVFPLLKLLKDKNSDAQIAALVALCYLANDEERVREIVREMGVPVIVQLLGDSSTRIQIKCADLVGGMAEYSLLAQEEFARENVIRPLVTLLSYDISIDEPKLGNGKQSIHSIVQINKELERNSLSGLYSYKRVPGSPLSSHYSDGSSKSVSNYRKEKENEKPEMKYQLKVSCAKALWMLSRGSVVISKRITETKGLLCLAKLIEREQGELQLNCLMTIMEITAAAESNADLRRAAFKTNSPAAKAVVDQLLRVIKESDKPTLQIPAVRSVGSLARTFPARETRVIGPLVEQLSNRNLDVAAEAAAALEKFTCPENFLCTEHSKTIIEYRGVPPLMRLLRGNERSKLHGLMLLCYLASHAGNSEALEQARVFTALEGVDRSLFAVHPELKELVPEAMYHLNVYHSGVLTERQYNGH from the coding sequence ATGGaaataatagaagaaaaaagaatagaaGAAGTATTATCATTTCCAATTCTCTTATCCGACCGTATTCGACAAGCATCCGATGAATCCCACTTCTTTAAAACCGACTGTTCCGAGGTTGCTAAACAAGCCGACCGGTTATGTCAAATGCTCCGTTCTATCGCCCGGTTCAACACCACCTCAACCGGTTCACTTTACGAACGTCCTGTTCGTCGTATCATTGCTGACGTGTCCAAGAATCTTGACCGTGGTTTAACCCTAGTTAAGAAATGTAAACGAAGGGGTATACTACGTCGTGTTGTTCGAATGGTAACAAAAGATGATTTTCGTAAGGTAAATAATCTTCTAGAATCTTCTATAGCTGATATGACGTGGCTACTTAGTATATTTGAATCTGATAATGGTGGTATTGTTCTTTCACTTCCACCGATTGCTAGTAATGATCCGATAATTTCATGGGTATGGTCTTTTATTGCTTCATTATATTTGGGTAATGATAAAATTGAGGCTGCTAATGAATTAGCTTCACTTGCTAAAGATAATGatagaaataagaagattaTCGTTGAAGAAGGTGGGGTTTTCCCTTTGTTGAAGCtgttgaaggacaaaaattcgGATGCTCAAATTGCTGCTCTTGTAGCGCTTTGTTATTTGGCTAATGACGAAGAAAGGGTTAGGGAGATTGTGAGGGAAATGGGGGTACCGGTGATTGTTCAGCTCTTGGGGGATTCGTCGACAAGAATTCAAATTAAGTGTGCTGATTTGGTGGGAGGGATGGCGGAGTATAGTTTGTTAGCTCAAGAGGAGTTTGCTAGGGAGAATGTGATTAGGCCGCTTGTGACGTTGTTATCATATGATATTTCAATAGATGAACCGAAATTGGGAAATGGGAAGCAAAGCATACATTCCATTGTTCAGATTAATAAGGAGTTGGAAAGGAATTCGTTGTCGGGGTTGTATAGCTATAAACGTGTACCTGGATCGCCATTGTCATCGCATTATTCTGATGGGAGTAGCAAAAGTGTGAGTAATTACAGGAAGGAGAAAGAGAATGAGAAGCCGGAAATGAAGTATCAATTGAAGGTTAGCTGTGCTAAGGCTCTTTGGATGCTTTCCAGAGGAAGTGTTGTGATTAGTAAGAGGATAACGGAGACCAAAGGTTTGCTTTGTTTGGCTAAGCTTATCGAGAGGGAACAGGGAGAGTTACAGCTTAATTGCTTGATGACAATAATGGAAATAACTGCTGCTGCTGAATCAAATGCTGATCTTAGAAGGGCTGCTTTCAAGACGAATTCTCCTGCCGCGAAGGCTGTTGTGGATCAGTTATTGAGGGTGATTAAAGAATCTGATAAACCGACATTACAGATTCCGGCTGTTAGATCAGTTGGTTCACTGGCTAGGACATTTCCAGCGAGAGAAACTCGTGTAATTGGTCCTTTAGTCGAGCAACTTAGTAATAGGAACCTGGATGTGGCAGCAGAAGCTGCTGCCGCTCTGGAAAAATTTACTTGTCCTGAAAATTTCTTGTGTACAGAGCACTCAAAAACGATTATTGAATACAGAGGTGTACCCCCTCTGATGAGACTGTTGAGAGGAAATGAACGATCGAAATTGCATGGGTTGATGCTCCTCTGCTACCTAGCATCACATGCTGGTAATAGTGAGGCTTTGGAACAAGCACGAGTATTCACTGCTCTCGAGGGAGTAGATCGCTCATTATTTGCCGTGCATCCTGAGTTGAAGGAGTTGGTGCCAGAGGCAATGTATCACCTAAATGTTTATCACTCTGGTGTACTTACTGAGAGGCAATATAATGGTCATTGA